The genomic window GGAGGAGCTGATGCTTGCGGGCCAGATCGACCATCTCGGTGAGGATTTCGCGACTGTATACCGCGCCGGTCGGGTTGTTGGGATTGATCACCACCAGCGCCTTGGTGCGGTCGGTGATCTTCGACTCGATGTCGGCGATGTCGGGCTGCCAGTCTTGAGTCTCGTCGCACAGGTAGTGCACGGGTGTGCCGCCCGCCAGTGACGTCGACGCCGTCCACAACGGATAGTCCGGCGAGGGAATCAACACCTGATCGCCGTTGTCCAGCAGGGCCTGCAGCGTCATCGTGATCAACTCGGAGACACCGTTGCCGAGGTACACGTCGTCGACGTCGAACCGCGGGAAGCCCTCGACGAGCTCGTAGCGAGTGACCACCGCGCGTCGGGCCGGCAGGATCCCTTGTGAATCGGAGTAGCCCTGGGCGTAGGGGAGCGCCTGAATCATGTCGCGCATGATCACGTCAGGCGCCTCGAAGCCGAACGGTGCCGGGTTGCCGATGTTGAGCTTGAGGATGCGGTGCCCTTCGGCCTCCAGACGCGCGGCGTGCTGATGCACCGGGCCCCGAATCTCGTACAGGACGTCCTGCAGTTTGGACGACTGCGCGAAGGCACGCTGCCGGTGATGACTGGCAGCGTGCCAGGGCGCCTGGTGAGTAGTCACGTCCACTATGGTGCCACCGCTGTCCACTGAAATTTGCTGACGGATGTCAATTCGTGATCAGCGCTTGCCCGGCGGGCGGGCACCGCGCGCGATGCCGAGTCCCTTAACCGGCGCGGCGGGCGGCTTGGGGTCACCGTTGGTTTCGGTGGATGATTCCGGCTCCGGCTTTGCTTCCGGCTTTTCCTCCGCCTCTGCTTCGGGCTTCGGCTCGGCCGCTGCGGCCGGTTCGGCCGGTGCGGCTGCCTCCGCCTTGGCCGGGCTCTTCTTGGCCCCCGGACGCTTGGCGCCGGCGGCGATGCCCAAACCCTTCACCGGCGCGGCCGGCTTGGCCGGAGCCTCAGGCTCGGCTTGTGCCGCAGGTGCCTCGTCGGTGTCAGCCGCCTCCGTAGCCGCTGGTGCCGCGGCCTTCGGCGCTGCCTTCTTGGCGCCGGGCCGCTTGGCGCCGGCGGCAAGACCGAGTCCCTTGGCGGGTGCGGCCGGGGCTTTGGCCTCCGTGGCGGCTTCGGCTTTCGGTGCCGCCTCGGGCTCGGCGGCTGTCGCCGCTGCCTTCTTGGCACCGGGTCGCTTGGCGCCGCCGGCGATACCGAGTCCCTTGGCGGGCGCGGCCGGGGCCTTGGCCTCCGGTGCCGACTCGGCTGCGGCGGTTGCCGGAGCTGCCTTCTTGGCACCGGGTCGCTTGGCGCCGCCGGCGATTCCCAGTCCCTTGGCGGGCGCGGCCGGTTTCGCAGGAGCCGAGGCCGCCGGCGCTTCGGGTTCCTCGGCGGGTGTCTCTTCCGGTGCCTCGGCGGGAGCGGTCGCCACGGCCGCTTTGGGCTCGGCCTTGGCGGCGCGCTCCTCGGCTTGCTTTGCAGCAGTGCCCTTTTCGGGCAGTTTCACCGAGTCGCGGTCGAGAGAGCCGAGCAGCACCTGCGCAACGTCGAGCACCTCGACGCCGCTGCGGCCGGCTTCTTCCTGCCGGTCGTTGACACCGTCGGTGACCATGACACGGCAGAACGGGCAGCCGGTGGCGATCGTGGCGGCGTTGGTGGCCAGAGCTTCGTCGACGCGCTCGTGGTTGATGCGCTTACCGATGTGCTCTTCCATCCACATCCGAGCACCGCCCGCGCCGCAGCAGAAGCTGCGCTCGGCATGCCGCGGCATCTCGGTCAAGGTAGCTCCCGCAGCACCGATCAACTCACGCGGCGCCTCGTACACCTTGTTGTGCCGGCCCAGGTAACACGGGTCGTGATACGTAATGTCTTGCGAGACAGGCGAAACGGGGACCAGCTTGTTGTCGCGGATCAGCCGGTTGAGCAGCTGGGTGTGGTGCAACACGCTGTAGTTGGTGCCCAACTGCTTGTATTCGCGGCCCAGGGTGTTGAAGCAGTGCGGGCAGGTGGTGACGATCTTGCGGTCGACCGTCTCCACGCCCTCGAACAGCTCGTCGAGGGTTTCGACGGCTTGCTGCGCCAACTGCTGAAACAAAAATTCGTTGCCTGAACGGCGCGCGGAGTCACCGTTGCAGGTTTCCCCGGTGCCCAGGACCAGGTACTTGACCCCGGCGATGGACAACAGTTCGGCGACGGCCTTGGTGGTCTTCTTCGCCTTGTCGTCGTAAGCCCCGGCGCAGCCCACCCAGAACAGGTACTCAAAGCCGTCGAAGCTCTCGACGTCCTGACCGTAGACGGGAACGTCGAAGTCGACCTCGTCGATCCAGTTGGTGCGGTCAGAAGCGTTCTGTCCCCACGGATTGCCTTTGTTCTCCAGGTTCTTGAACAGAACCGACAGTTCGGAGGGGAACTCCGACTCCATCATCACTTGGTAGCGGCGCATGTCGACGATGTGGTCGACGTGCTCGATGTCCACCGGGCACTGCTCGACGCAGGCGCCGCAGGTCACGCAGGACCACAGCACGTCGGGGTCGATGACGCCGCCCTGTTCTAAGGTGCCGACCAGCGGACGGGTCGCCTGCTCAGGACCAGAGCCCAGGACCCGGCCGAAGCCGGACTCGGGAACGTGGTGTTCCTCGTAGTGTTCGTCGCGCTGAACCTTCTCGCCTAGACCACCCTCCGGAGTGTTCTCGAGGGGAGAAGGTTTTTCGCCGAGGATGTAGGGCGCCTTGGCCATCCAGTGGTCGCGCAGGTCCATGATGACGAGCTTGGGGGACAGCGGCTTGCCGGTGTTCCAGGCCGGGCACTGCGACTGGCAGCGGCCACATTCGGTACAGGTGGCGAAGTCGAGCATGGCCTTCCAGCTGAAGTCCTCGATCTTGCCGCGGCCGAATTCGGCGTCGTCGGGCGGGTTTTCGAAGTCGATCGGCTTGCCGTCGGCTTGGATCGGCAACAGCGGTCCAAGAGCGTCCGGCAGCCGCTTGAACACGACATTGATTGGCGCCGAGAAGATGTGCAGGTGCTTGGAGTGCAGCACGATGACCAGGAACGCCAGCATGACGCCGATGTGCAGCAGCAGCGCTGCGGTTTCGATGATCTCGTTGGCCGGCTGGCCGAGCGGACGAAGGATGGCGCCGAACAAGTGGGAAAGGAACGCCGGCTTGCCATAGGGCAGGGTGCCGTTATTGACCGCCGATCCGCGGACCAGCACGTAGGTCCAGATGACGTTGAAGATCATGAACAGGATC from Mycobacterium kubicae includes these protein-coding regions:
- a CDS encoding pyridoxal phosphate-dependent aminotransferase; its protein translation is MDSGGTIVDVTTHQAPWHAASHHRQRAFAQSSKLQDVLYEIRGPVHQHAARLEAEGHRILKLNIGNPAPFGFEAPDVIMRDMIQALPYAQGYSDSQGILPARRAVVTRYELVEGFPRFDVDDVYLGNGVSELITMTLQALLDNGDQVLIPSPDYPLWTASTSLAGGTPVHYLCDETQDWQPDIADIESKITDRTKALVVINPNNPTGAVYSREILTEMVDLARKHQLLLLADEIYDKILYDDAKHISVATLAPDMLCLTFNGLSKAYRVAGYRSGWLAITGPKDHASSFIEGISLLANMRLCPNVPAQHAIQVALGGHQSIDDLVLPGGRLLEQRDIAWQKLNEIPGVSCVKPKGALYAFPRLDPEVYDITDDEQLVLDLLLSEKILVTQGTGFNWPAPDHLRLVTLPWSRDLAAAIERLGNFLVSYRQ
- a CDS encoding heterodisulfide reductase-related iron-sulfur binding cluster; the encoded protein is MTTQMLIRLIVGMGMTLVVLGLAARRVLWLFKLVTSGQPAPGHTNDPGKRLWAEIAEVFGQRRLLKWSIPGLAHFFTMWGFFILLTVYIEAYGFLFQQNFHIPIIGRWDALGFLQDFFATAVFLGISTFAIIRLRRGPREIGRASRFYGSHTGGAWLILFMIFNVIWTYVLVRGSAVNNGTLPYGKPAFLSHLFGAILRPLGQPANEIIETAALLLHIGVMLAFLVIVLHSKHLHIFSAPINVVFKRLPDALGPLLPIQADGKPIDFENPPDDAEFGRGKIEDFSWKAMLDFATCTECGRCQSQCPAWNTGKPLSPKLVIMDLRDHWMAKAPYILGEKPSPLENTPEGGLGEKVQRDEHYEEHHVPESGFGRVLGSGPEQATRPLVGTLEQGGVIDPDVLWSCVTCGACVEQCPVDIEHVDHIVDMRRYQVMMESEFPSELSVLFKNLENKGNPWGQNASDRTNWIDEVDFDVPVYGQDVESFDGFEYLFWVGCAGAYDDKAKKTTKAVAELLSIAGVKYLVLGTGETCNGDSARRSGNEFLFQQLAQQAVETLDELFEGVETVDRKIVTTCPHCFNTLGREYKQLGTNYSVLHHTQLLNRLIRDNKLVPVSPVSQDITYHDPCYLGRHNKVYEAPRELIGAAGATLTEMPRHAERSFCCGAGGARMWMEEHIGKRINHERVDEALATNAATIATGCPFCRVMVTDGVNDRQEEAGRSGVEVLDVAQVLLGSLDRDSVKLPEKGTAAKQAEERAAKAEPKAAVATAPAEAPEETPAEEPEAPAASAPAKPAAPAKGLGIAGGAKRPGAKKAAPATAAAESAPEAKAPAAPAKGLGIAGGAKRPGAKKAAATAAEPEAAPKAEAATEAKAPAAPAKGLGLAAGAKRPGAKKAAPKAAAPAATEAADTDEAPAAQAEPEAPAKPAAPVKGLGIAAGAKRPGAKKSPAKAEAAAPAEPAAAAEPKPEAEAEEKPEAKPEPESSTETNGDPKPPAAPVKGLGIARGARPPGKR